The genomic window CCGGCGGCGCCCGGCTCTCCTTCGAGGCCTACGGGGAAGCCGGCTGGGAGGTGGCGCTCGGCGAGAAGCTGCACCGGGCCGAGGTGATGATCTACCCGCAGGGCGGCCCGGAGCAGGTGTCCTGAGCGTGCTCGTCACCCTGCACGCCCCGTACGTCGACACCAGCGCCGCGGACCTGAGCCTGGCGCTCGGCGGCCCGGAACGCCCCGCGCTGCACGTGCGCGAGCTAGCCCTGCCCGGCGGGCTGACCCTGCGGCTGCGCCTGCTCGGCGCCTCCCACCAGGTCGTCTGCGGCGGCGTGACCGAGACGGTCGCCTGCCTGCCCGGCCGCCCGCCGCACCTGCCCGGCACCCTGCACGACGTTGCCGCCGGCTACCGGTTCACCGCCACGGTGCTCCGGCCCGACGGCGACGGCCTGCGGACCCGGGTCGCCGCGCTCCGCGCCGAGCTCGCCGACGACCCGTACGCGCTGGTCGGGGTCTTCCCCGGCGACGTGGACGCGGTCACCGCGCTCTCCGTGCGCCCCGACCCGCCCGACGGCACGGTCGGCTGGCGCACCTGGCACGCGTACCCCCAGACCAACGAGCTGGTCCTGACCGAGACGGTGGTGGCACTGTGAGCGCGAGGCGTGAGCCGGGTTTGCGAGCCCCGCAGTCGCGAACTGAGGTGGTCCTGTGACGACGACGTACCGGCGGTGGATCGTGGTGGGGGTGGCCGTCGCGGTGGTCGGCGCGCTCCTCGCCGCCTTCGCCATCCTCTACGGCAACTTCTCCCCGCGCGGCTACGTGCAGGACCACTACCGCCGCTCGGCGAGCCGGGACATCGGCGGGGACGCCCTGGCGTACACCTCGACCCGGACGCCCAGCCAGGTCTCCAAGGACATCACGGACGCCTGGCAGCCCGCCGACCAGTACGTCGACGGCAGCGGGGTCTACCTGCGCTACGACGACGACTCGGTGGTGATCCTGCCGATCGCGGCCGGCTCGCTGATCCTGCTGGAGCGGATGACCACCGCCTACCCCCGTTACCACCACGTCGTCGGCCGCGGCTGGGGCTGGGGCCGGGGCAGCACCGTCCGGGGCGGTGGCCCCGGCGCCGGCAAGTAGCCCGTCCGACCACCTCACCCTGGAGCTGAAGTGCAGAACCTCGCCACCGATCTGCTGGTCACCCTCGCGTACGGCGTGGTCGGCGTCGTCCTGATGGGCATCGGCTACGTGCTGGTCGACCTGGCCACCCCGGGCCGGCTGAACCACCTGATCTGGCACGAGCGCAACCGCAACGCGGCGCTGCTGCTCGCCTCCAACCTGGCCGGTGTCGGCGTCATCGTGGTCGCCGCGATCGTCGCCAGCGAGGACGACTTCGCGCTCGGCCTGGTCGGCGCGGCCGCGTACGGCGTCCTCGGCCTGGTCATCATGGCGGCGGCCTTCGTGCTGCTGGACGTGGCCACCCCGGGCAAGCTCGGTGAGCTGCTGGTCGACCCGGAGCCGCACCCGGCGGTCTGGGTCTCCGCGGTCGTGCACCTCGCCACCGGCGCGATCATCGCCGCCGCGATCAGCTGATGGCCACCGCCAAGCCCGCCCCGACCGGGCACGACACCCCGTTCGCCAGCGGGAAGTCGAAGGTCTGGAAGCAGACCGCCCTCTGGGTCGGGGTGACGGCAGTCGTGGTCGCCTGCGCGTTCGGCGTCTTCAACGGCGGTTCCGACAGCCTCGAGGTGCCCGCCCCGGCGGCCGACGAGCGGGCGGACACCGTGCCGCTGTTGCAGGAGGCCGCCGCCAGCCAGGGCATCTGCTACGGCTGGCGGCTGACGGACCAACCCAACGTGACGAGCGTCGGCTCCAACCTCGGTGACGGGATCGCGGTGGGCGAGGACCCGCGCTGCCCCCGCTGGATCGAGGTCGAGGCCGACGTCACCTACACCTCGGAGAGCAGCGAGGCGTCAGACTCCGCCACCATCCGGGTGAACGGCTCGGACGACATCGACACCGGCGACCTCTACACGATCGGACGCGGCCTGGAACGGTTCGGGCTGGACGACGACGCCTTCATCGACGACCCGGGCTGGGCGGTCACCCGCGCGGCGACCACGCTGCCGCTGCTCGCCGCCGAGGCGGGAGTCGCGGAGCCGGCCGCCGCCCCCACCGCCGCCCCGACCGCCGCGCCCAGCCCGCTGCCGGCCGCCGGCAACGACTACTGGCGGGACCGCTGGGGCGGCCTGCTCGCCGCCGCGGGGCTCCTCCTGCTCGCCGCGCTCTTCGTCACCGTGGGCGTGGTGCAGCGCCGCCGGCAGCTCCGGGGCGTCGTGCCCGCGCAGCGCGCCGGGGCGGAGGCCGCCGGGCGTACCCGGGAGGAGGCGTGACCACCGACGCGCCGGCGCGGCCGGGCTGGCGGGCGGCCCGCGCGGCGGTCCTGCTCGCGGTCTTCGTCTGCGCGGCCTGCGGCCTCGTCTACGAGCTGGCCCTGGTCGCGCTCGGCAGCTACCTGATCGGCGACGCGGTCGGCCAGGCGTCGATCGTGCTCGGCGTGATGATCTTCGCGATGGGCGTCGGCGCGCTCGTCGCCAAGCCGTTGCAGCCCCGGGCCGCCGCCGCGTTCGCCGCGATCGAGCTGACCCTCGCGCTGCTCGGCGGGCTCTCCGTGCTCGGCCTCTACGCCGCGTTCGCCTGGCTCGACCTCTACGGCCCGGCGCTGGTCGGCACCGCCTTCGTGCTCGGCCTGCTGATCGGCGCGGAGATCCCGCTGCTGATGGTCATGCTGCAACGCATCCGCGAGCAGTCCGCCGGCAGCGCGGTGGCCGACCTCTTCGCCGCCGACTACGTCGGCGCGCTGCTCGGCGGGCTGGCCTTCCCGTTCCTGCTGATGCCGGTCTTCGGCCAGCTCAAGGGCGCCCTGGTGGTCGGCGTGGTGAACGCGGTGGCCGGCCTCGCCCTGGTCTGCACGGTCTTCCGCCGGGAGTTGAGCCGCCGCGCACGCGTCGCGCTCGCCGCCGGCTCCGTCGTGGTCGCCCTCTGCCTCGGGTACGCCTGGATCGCCGCCGCCGACTTCGAGCTGACCGCCCGGCAGCAGCTCTACCGCGACCCGGTGGTGCACGCCGAGCGCAGCCGCTACCAGGAGATCGTGCTCACCAGGTCGGTGCGGGAGATCGGCCACGCCGACACCGACCTGCGGCTCTTCCTCAACGGCGACCTCCAGTTCAGCTCCGTCGACGAGTACCGCTACCACGAGTCGCTGGTGCACCCGGTGATGCGCGGGCCGCGCGGCGAGGTGCTGGTGCTCGGCGCCGGCGACGGGCTCGCCGTCCGGGAGATCCTCCGCTACCCGGACGTTCGCCGGGTGACCGTGGTCGACCTCGACCCGGCCGTGGTGAAGCTGGCCCGGACCGAGCCCCAGCTGCGCGAACTCAACCACGACTCGTTCGCCGACCCCCGGGTGCGGGTGCTCAACCTCGACGCGTTCGGCTGGCTGCGCACCGCCACGGAACGCTTCGACGTGGTGGTGGCCGACCTGCCCGATCCGGACGAGACCGCCACCGCGAAGCTCTACACCGTCGAGTTCTACGCGCTGATCCGTTCGGTGCTCGCCGGGGACGGGCGGCTGGTCGTGCAGTCCGGCTCGCCGTACTTCGCGCCCCGGTCGTACTGGTCGATCGAGCGGTCGGTCCGCGAGGCCGGCTTCGCCACCGCGCCGTACCACGTCGACGTGCCGAGCTTCGGTGACTGGGGGTTCGTGCTGGCCGCGCCGGGGGCCGCCGCGCCGGTGCTGGAGCTGCCCGCCGACGCCCCGCCGCTGCGTTTCCTCACCCCGGAGGTGCTGCGCGCGGCGGCGGCCTTCCCCGCCGACCGGGGGCGGATGGACGTGCCCGCCTCCACGTTGTTGCAGCCCAGGGTGCTGGAGTACGCCCGCGCGGAGTGGCGCGGCTACTAGGTTCGGGGCATGTCGCCCCGGTCGTCGCGTCGCCGCCGCAGGCCACCGGGGGTCGAGTGGCTTCGCAACCGCGTGCCGACCCGGGCGGTGGACGCGGCCGCGTACCTCGAGGCGTTCGTGCTCTCCGGGGTGGTCACCGTGCTGGTCACCCGGGCGTATCTGCAAGCCACCGGCTATCCGCAGCTCGGCGGTGGTGGCCTGCACATCGCCCACGTGTTCTGGGGCGGGCTGCTGATGGCCGCCGGTCTCGGCATCGCGCTGGTCTTCCTCGGCGGTGGGCCCCGGACGGTCGGCGCGATCGTCGGCGGCATCGGCTTCGGCCTCTTCATCGACGAGGTGGGCAAGTTCGTCACCACCCGGACCGACTACTTCTACGCCCCCGCCGCCGGCATCATCTACGGCGCGTTCGCCCTGCTGGTCGTGCTCACCCAGGCGGTCCGCGGCCGGGTCCGGCTGACCCCCGCGGAGCGGACCGCCAACGCGCTGGACATGGTGCTCGGCGGGGTGCCCGGCGGGCTCACCGACCGGCGCCGGGAGGCGGTGCGGCGGCTGGTCCGGGGGTCGGGCCCGGCCGCCGAGGCGGCGGTGGCGCAGCTGCTCGACGCCGTGCCCCGACGGGAGCCGCCACCCGTCCGGTTCTGGCAGCGGTGGCTGGCCTGGAGCCGCCGGGTGGTCGCCTGGCTGACCGCCCGCCGGTGGCTGGTCTACCCCGTGGTGGTCTATCTGGTGGTGGAGCCGACGGTCACCGTGTTCGCCGTGGTGATCGACGGGGTCACCGGTCAGCTGGACCAGCAGCGGGAGTGGGGCGCGGTGCTGGGGACCTCGGTCTCCGCGCTGATCACCGCCGTGCTCAGTGTCCGGGCGGCACTGCGGCTGCGCGGGGACCGGGCCGACGCGTTCCGCCTGTTCAAGCTGGCGCTCCTGGTGGACCTGCTCTTCGGGCAGATCTTCAACTTCACCGTCAACCAGTTCGGGGCGGTCTCCGCCCTCGCCGTCGACCTCTTCCTCCTCGGCGTGGTCACCGCCGAGCACCGCCGGCTGTGCCGGGAAGCGCTGCTCGCCGGTTGATCGACGCCCGGCGCCGGAGGTTTCCCGCCCGGCGTACCGTGCCGCGCTGGCCGGGGCTGGTTACGGTGTGCGGGTGATCTAGGGAAGGAGAATCATGGTCGATGCCCACGGCACGCCCACCCGCGCCCGGCCGGGCCTGGTGACGATATCCAGCTGGCTGCTCATCCTCTTCGCCGTCATTCAGGTGGTGAGCCTGATCCTGACGCTCTCCACCATCGGCACCGTCCGGGACGTCCTGCGGGACGCCTACCGCGGCACCGCCGCCGAGCAGGGTGCCGACTTCGCCTACGCGTTCGGCATCGGGCTGGCCGTGCTGCCCCTGCTGCTCGCCGTCGGGATGGTCGTCCTCGCGCTGTTGAACAACCGTGGGAAGAACGGCGCCCGGATCACCACCTGGGTGCTGGGCGGCATCCTGATCTGCTGCACCGGCGGCAGCCTGGTGAACAACGCGGTCGGCGGGCTGACCGGCGGCGGGAACACCGGCGACATGCCGAGCGGACAGGAGATCCAGCGCCGGCTGGAGGACGCGCTGCCCTCCTGGTACGGCCCGATCACCACGCTGCTCGGCGTCCTCGGCCTGCTCGCCCTGCTGGGCGCCCTGATCCTGCTGGCGCTGCCGAACGCCAACGAGTTCTTCCGCAAGCCGCAGCAGGCCTGGGAGCCCCCGCTGCCCGGCGCCGCCTACCCGACCCACCCGTACGCCGGCGGCCAGCCCGGTTACCCGCCGGCCCCGGCCCATCCCGCCGAGCCCGGTCCGTGGCAGCCGCCGGCCGCGCCGGCTCCGGGCCAGCCGGGCCCGGACCAGCCGGCCCCCGGGCAGCCCGGCTCGGACCAGCCCGGCTCCGACCGGCCGGGTGGTCGGGAGGACGGGACCGAGGGCCAGGGAAACCGGCCGCCATCCGGAAGTTGACGTCCGGATAAGAGCGACGCCGACGATCCCTCCGAGTAGGTTGCAAGCCGACGCCTACCGGAGGGATCTGTCGTGTCGTATCCCGATCAGGCGCCGCCCCGCCGTCCGGCGGCGGTGGTCGCGGCGGCGGCGGTGCTGGTGCTGATGGCCGTCGGCGCCGTGGTGTACGCCGTCGTGGGCCTGCTCGTCCTGGGTGGCACCGTCGACCGCTTCCGACTGGCGGCGACCGCGACCGGCGCCGGGGCCGGCGAGATCGACGGGGTGGTGTCGTTGCTGCGCGCCTCCACCGTGCTGTCGGCCGTGGTCGGCGTGCTGGTCGGCCTGGTGCTCGTCGGCCTCGCCCTCGGCCTGCTCGCCGGGCGGGCGGGTGCCCGGGTGGGCATCTGGGTGGTCTGCGGGCTGGGCCTGCTCTGCGGCTGCTGCGGGCTGGCCGTGCTGGTCGTTCAGCGGGCCGCGCCGCTGCGGTTGGGCGCCGACGAGCGGGTCACCGCCGACCTGCTCGCCCGGCTCGGCGACGCCCATCCGGGGTGGTGGATCCCGCTGAACGCGACCCTGTCGGTGGCCCAGGTCCTGGGTTACCTGGTGGTCGCCGCGCTGGTGTCCCTGCCCGCCACGACCGCCTTCCTGAACCGCCGCCGGGCCCCCTCCCGCCCGACGCCACCGCGCGGCCCGATGCCCCCGGCCGCGCCGAGCTACCCGCCCCCGCCCGGCTACGGCCCGCCGTCCGCCCCGCCGGCCCCGACCGGCTACGGCCCGCCGTCCGCCCCGCCGGGCTACGGCCCGCCGCCGGGCCCACCCACCTCCTGGTCGCCGCCTGCGGCGCCGGGAGCGCCCCCACCCCCTCCCGCCGGGTCGGAGCCGCCCGGCCCGACCCCGCCCGAGGATCGCCCGTGACCACCGAACTCCCCACCCTGGGACGTGCCCTGATCACCGGCGCCAGCGCCGGCATCGGGGCCGCGTTCGCGCACCGGCTCGCCGCCGACGGCTGGGACCTGGTCCTGGTCGCCCGGGACGCCGGCCGGCTGGACGCCACGGCCGCCGAGCTGACCGGCCGGTACGGGCGGGACGTCGAGACGATCTCCGCCGATCTGTCCACCGACGACGGCTGCGCGGCGGTGGAGCGCCGGCTCGCCGCCGGCCCGCCGGTCGAGCTGCTGGTCAACAACGCCGGGATCAGCCTGAACACCCCGTTCCTCCGGTCGACCGTCGAGGACGAGGCCCGGCTGCTGCGGCTCAACATGCTGGCGGTGCTGCGGCTGACCCACGCCGCCCTCGGCCCGATGATCGAACGCGGGCGAGGGACAGTGATAAATGTCTCTTCGGTTGCGGGTTTCGGGGTGGTCATGCCCGGTTCGACGTACTCGGCGAGCAAGGCCTGGGTGACGAATTTCAGTGAGTCGATCGCCCGGTCGGTGGCTCCGCTCGGCGTACGGGTGATGGCGCTCTGTCCCGGCTACACCCGCACCGGCTACCACGAGCGGGCCGGCATCGACATGTCCGCGACCCCGCGCTGGATGTGGCTCAAGGCCGACGACGTGGTCGCTGAAGGGCTGCGTGACCTGGGGAAAGGCAAGCTGGTCAGCGTTCCGAACTGGAAGTACAAGCTGGCGGTGGCGGGTCTGCGGCACGCGCCGCGGCGGCTGCTGCGCGGGGTCGCCCGGGACACCCGGGGCCGGGTGGACCGGGACGGGGGCTGACCGCCCGCCGGCCGGCCGGCGGTCCCGCCGACGGGGCGTGGCGGCGCCGGCCAGGGTGGACGGTCGCGCAGAGTAGTCGGGCATCGCCACTCATCGTCGCCCGCAGGGTTGACCCGGGTGGACCCCGCAGACGGCTCCCAGACTTGCGCAGTACCCTCTATCGCCATGGGGCACCACGACGACCTGCGTAAATTCATTACCGACCTGGCTGTGGTCCATGGACGGGTGGTGCTCTCCTCGGGTCGCGAGGCGGACTGGTACGTCGATCTGCGTCGCGTCACGCTCCATCACCGGGCGGCGCCATTGGTCGGCCGGGTGCTGCGCGATCTGACCGCCGACTGGGAGTACGACGCCGTCGGTGGGCTGACCCTGGGGGCCGATCCGGTCGCCGTGTCGATGCTGCACGCGGCCGCCGCGACCGACCGCCCGCTGGACGCGTTCGTGGTCCGGAAGGCGGGCAAGGCGCACGGTCTGCAACGCCGGATCGAGGGGCCGGAGGTCGCGGGTCGTCGGGTCCTGGCGGTGGAGGACACCTCGACCACGGGTGGCAGTGTGTTGACCGCCGTCGAGGCACTGCGCGAGGTCGGGGCCGAAGTGGTGGGCGTTGCGGTTATTGTTGATCGAGGTGCCGGCGACGCGGTGCGAGCCGCCGGACTGCCTTATCGGGCGGCCTATACGTTGGCTGACCTCGGCCTTGTGGCGTAAAAGTTTGCCGATTCGGATCTGCTGATATGCAGGCGGATCGATGCTGCTGGTGGAAGGATGGAATACGTGGGAACTGCGTTGGCTGAAATGACCATGCCTCAGATCTCGCCGCTTGCCGGCGAGCCGATCGAACGTGCCGATGCCGAGCGTCTCGCGGGGGTCCTGAAGGCCCTCGCCGATCCCGCCCGGCTGCGGCTGCTCAGCCTGATCCAGTCGGCCCCCGAGGGCGAGGCGTGCGTCTGTGACCTGACCGCGCCGCTCGGCCTCTCGCAGCCGACGGTCAGTCACCACCTGCGTATCCTCACCGAGGCCGGCTTGCTGGAGCGGGAGAAGCGCGGTGTCTGGGCGTACTACCGGCTGGTGCCGAGCGCGATCGCGACGATCGCGGATCTGCTGACCCCGCCGCGCAAGCGGGCCACCAAGAAGGCCCGCTGACACCGGACGTGTCCGACGGCCGGATGGTCACCCCTGCCCGGGGTGACGTCGGGTGGCGTGCCAGGGGTGGCGCCACCACCGGACGGTGACGGCTGCCCGTCATCCGTACCACCCGCAGGTCGACAGGTCGTTGCCGATGGCCGGCCCCCGCGAGGGGACCGGCCATCGGCGCATCCTGGTCAGCGACCCTGGTGGCCCTGGTGGGGGTTGTCCTCGCCGTCGATGGCGTCGCGGACCGCGTCGACCACGCCCGCCGCGCTGGCCGCGGCGACCATCGCGGCCGCCTCGCCGCGCTTGCGCGCCCGGCGGTCGCGGAGGAACTCGAAGAAGATCGGCAACACCGAGACCGCGATGATCAGGGCGACCACCGGCAGGATGTACCGGTCGATCTTGTCGCCGATCGCGTTGTAGATCTGGTCGGCGAGCAGGTAGCCGATCAGCAGGATGCCGTCCACCCAGAGGACCGCGCCGACGATGTTCCAGATCAGGAACTGCCGGGCCGGCATGCCGAGCACCCCGGCCACCGGGTTGAGGAACGTCCGGACGATCGGGATGAAGCGGGCCAGCACCACGGCCTTCGCCGGGCCGAACTTCTGGAAGTAGTACTCCGCCTTCTCCACGTACTCCCGCTTGAAGAGGCGGGAGTTGGGGCGGTCGAACATCCGGCGGCCGTACCGGTGGCCCAGCCAGTGCCCGAGCTGCGCGCCGGCGATCGCGCAGAGCGGCCCGCCGATCAGCAGGCCGGCCAGCGAGAGCCGGGTGCCGCTGCCGAAGATCGCGTCGGCCACCGGCGAGGCGGCCACGCCGGCCAGGAACAGCAGCGAGTCGCCCGGGAAGAAGAAGCCGACCAGCAGGCCGGTCTCGGCGAAGAGGATCGCCCAGACGCCGATCAACCCGAAGGTGTGGATCAGGTCCTTCGGATCGAGCGGGTTCAGGGCGACGCTCTCGGAGAGCGCCCGGGTCTTCTCAGCTGTGTCCACGGCCACACAGGTTACCGAAGCCCGGTCCGGCGTCGCGC from Micromonospora kangleipakensis includes these protein-coding regions:
- the pyrE gene encoding orotate phosphoribosyltransferase, encoding MGHHDDLRKFITDLAVVHGRVVLSSGREADWYVDLRRVTLHHRAAPLVGRVLRDLTADWEYDAVGGLTLGADPVAVSMLHAAAATDRPLDAFVVRKAGKAHGLQRRIEGPEVAGRRVLAVEDTSTTGGSVLTAVEALREVGAEVVGVAVIVDRGAGDAVRAAGLPYRAAYTLADLGLVA
- a CDS encoding DUF350 domain-containing protein, which translates into the protein MQNLATDLLVTLAYGVVGVVLMGIGYVLVDLATPGRLNHLIWHERNRNAALLLASNLAGVGVIVVAAIVASEDDFALGLVGAAAYGVLGLVIMAAAFVLLDVATPGKLGELLVDPEPHPAVWVSAVVHLATGAIIAAAIS
- a CDS encoding DUF4247 domain-containing protein, whose protein sequence is MTTTYRRWIVVGVAVAVVGALLAAFAILYGNFSPRGYVQDHYRRSASRDIGGDALAYTSTRTPSQVSKDITDAWQPADQYVDGSGVYLRYDDDSVVILPIAAGSLILLERMTTAYPRYHHVVGRGWGWGRGSTVRGGGPGAGK
- a CDS encoding polyamine aminopropyltransferase, with amino-acid sequence MTTDAPARPGWRAARAAVLLAVFVCAACGLVYELALVALGSYLIGDAVGQASIVLGVMIFAMGVGALVAKPLQPRAAAAFAAIELTLALLGGLSVLGLYAAFAWLDLYGPALVGTAFVLGLLIGAEIPLLMVMLQRIREQSAGSAVADLFAADYVGALLGGLAFPFLLMPVFGQLKGALVVGVVNAVAGLALVCTVFRRELSRRARVALAAGSVVVALCLGYAWIAAADFELTARQQLYRDPVVHAERSRYQEIVLTRSVREIGHADTDLRLFLNGDLQFSSVDEYRYHESLVHPVMRGPRGEVLVLGAGDGLAVREILRYPDVRRVTVVDLDPAVVKLARTEPQLRELNHDSFADPRVRVLNLDAFGWLRTATERFDVVVADLPDPDETATAKLYTVEFYALIRSVLAGDGRLVVQSGSPYFAPRSYWSIERSVREAGFATAPYHVDVPSFGDWGFVLAAPGAAAPVLELPADAPPLRFLTPEVLRAAAAFPADRGRMDVPASTLLQPRVLEYARAEWRGY
- a CDS encoding SDR family NAD(P)-dependent oxidoreductase, producing the protein MTTELPTLGRALITGASAGIGAAFAHRLAADGWDLVLVARDAGRLDATAAELTGRYGRDVETISADLSTDDGCAAVERRLAAGPPVELLVNNAGISLNTPFLRSTVEDEARLLRLNMLAVLRLTHAALGPMIERGRGTVINVSSVAGFGVVMPGSTYSASKAWVTNFSESIARSVAPLGVRVMALCPGYTRTGYHERAGIDMSATPRWMWLKADDVVAEGLRDLGKGKLVSVPNWKYKLAVAGLRHAPRRLLRGVARDTRGRVDRDGG
- a CDS encoding DedA family protein, yielding MAVDTAEKTRALSESVALNPLDPKDLIHTFGLIGVWAILFAETGLLVGFFFPGDSLLFLAGVAASPVADAIFGSGTRLSLAGLLIGGPLCAIAGAQLGHWLGHRYGRRMFDRPNSRLFKREYVEKAEYYFQKFGPAKAVVLARFIPIVRTFLNPVAGVLGMPARQFLIWNIVGAVLWVDGILLIGYLLADQIYNAIGDKIDRYILPVVALIIAVSVLPIFFEFLRDRRARKRGEAAAMVAAASAAGVVDAVRDAIDGEDNPHQGHQGR
- a CDS encoding DUF2617 family protein, coding for MLVTLHAPYVDTSAADLSLALGGPERPALHVRELALPGGLTLRLRLLGASHQVVCGGVTETVACLPGRPPHLPGTLHDVAAGYRFTATVLRPDGDGLRTRVAALRAELADDPYALVGVFPGDVDAVTALSVRPDPPDGTVGWRTWHAYPQTNELVLTETVVAL
- a CDS encoding ArsR/SmtB family transcription factor; translation: MEYVGTALAEMTMPQISPLAGEPIERADAERLAGVLKALADPARLRLLSLIQSAPEGEACVCDLTAPLGLSQPTVSHHLRILTEAGLLEREKRGVWAYYRLVPSAIATIADLLTPPRKRATKKAR